A genome region from Cucurbita pepo subsp. pepo cultivar mu-cu-16 chromosome LG02, ASM280686v2, whole genome shotgun sequence includes the following:
- the LOC111787857 gene encoding cysteine-rich and transmembrane domain-containing protein WIH1-like produces the protein MSSAQPAEVYPPPSTAPPSYAAPPPAGYPVRYGGDVSPPAPVPAPAVTKSRGMAEGCLEGCCAGLCCCCALETCF, from the exons ATGAGTTCCGCTCAGCCTGCAG AAGTTTATCCTCCACCCTCCACCGCGCCACCCAGTTATGCAGCTCCGCCGCCGGCGGGGTATCCGGTAAGATACGGCGGAGACGTCTCTCCACCTGCTCCTGTTCCTGCTCCGGCTGTGACCAAGTCTAGAGGCATGGCCGAGGGCTGTTTGGAAGGCTG TTGTGCGGGGTTGTGCTGTTGCTGTGCATTGGAAACATGCTTCTAG